CATCCTTTCCAGCTCAGGGACCCCCCACCTGGTGTCCTTGGGGACGGTTCAGGACAAAGTCACGGTGTGTGCCACCAACGACTCCTACCAGGTGACCCGGGAGCGCATGGCGCAGGCCGAGGAGGACAGTCGCAAACGGGGGACCAAGGTCCTCAAGCCTGTGGGCCAGTTCAGAGGCAAGTTCCATGCACTAATCTACCCCCAACAGTAGTATTCTCACAGGCCGGGTCCCACTACTCCAAAATGGCTTTGTTTTCCTAACCTCTCTTTTTGAACCACTGATTCTCTTAAGAACTAGCTTGGTCAAAAGCAATGGAACTTAAAGCCCACTTTTCCATCGTTTGTACCTGACTAAGCCCTTTGGGTTCAGTCTATTAGTGGTTACACAAGGCGAGGGAAGGAGGCTATTTATGAATATTGACACGGTCTGCCAACACAGCCAAATCTGGGTTAAAGTTGCACTCTAAGTAGTGCTTATTTAACAACCCTGGCCTACAGCCCCACTCTCccaacacacacctgtaaaccaATTGTCTTGCCTTTTCTAATACGCTGCAACTAGATTGAGGTTGGGCAAGTGGAAAAGTAAAAGCTAATCTAATTTGGCCGCTCACTCTGTCACAATCTCCCGTCCTGTCTGGCCGGTGGAGATATGATGGAGATTGAGAGTGTGCAATGTAACAGCTCAGTGTTGATTTAACTGGTCATGCCAAATCTGCCTCTGCTGACCTGGGACTCAGTTCTCCCACAGCAGAGAACCATATACTGAGCTTCACTGGCAAATCGTTTCTTTTCTAGCCCCGAACTGCTACAGAGGTTTTGGTGTCACAGAAAGGGCCCTTTTTTTTTACCAGTTATAGAACTCTAAAATATGTTCCCCATAGATGTATTTATATGTGATATATTCTATTATAAATCTGTCTTGTTCTCACATGGTAACAATCGTGGAGAGGGTGTAGTGGGGCTCTAAAATCCGTGATGACCGAATCACGGAATCCAGAAATTTCGAAATtcaacttgtgtgtgtgtatatatatgtatatatatatatatatatatatatatatatatatataatattagcTTCTAAATATATTAAACTTATTCAAATTTGTATTAATTTGCCCAAGATTataagacatgaacaaaatgcatAAGTGATTTGTATTTTCCTTCATCTTTCTCAAGAGGAAACAGTGTGGACattcccctctgtgtgtgtgagcatttgTATAACACTTTGTGTCGCCGTTAGTGATTATGCTAATGACAACCGTTTTCCAGTAGCTGGAAATGCTTTCTCAAAAAAGTAGTCACTCTACCAGGCAGAATGAtctcatgattatttgcatcaatccagtggtgATTTGTTTAGCAAACTGCAATCACATGTGTGCTACAGAAACATCTCTAACCAAGCAAGGCTCTTGTTGGTGCACACTTGAATAAAAGGATATCTACGCCCCAAAAATAATTATGTTGGGGACTTAAAACACCTAAATCTATAATAAAAacaagggcggcaggtagcctagtggttagagcgttgggccagtaaccgtaaggttgctcgatcaaatcccgagctgacaatgtaaaaaaaaatctgtcgttctgcccctgaacaaggccgtcattgtaaataagaatttgttcttatctgattTGCCAAGTTAAATTAAACTAATTGTGATTTTTTTTGAGAGCAAAAACATGAACAAATCTGAAACCTATAAAAACAAAATGGAGGAATCAATTGAATTTTGGGAAAAAAACTGGATAGGGCAAAGCATTTaacagattttatagggccctagtggagggggggggggtgttcaggGCTTACCAGTAGAAATAAACTAACAGTTATCCACATAAATTGGTATTGTCTGTCTAATAAAATTCAACAGTAAGCACATTCTTATCTTTGGTGGGAGGTTTATTCTAATACCTCTTAACGCCACTCTTGAACTATAGTTGACTGCAGGAATCCCTGAAATCTGCTTTACTCGTCGTGGCTCTGAACTTGAAGTCCCACCCACTCAGAAACTTAGTCAGTTAAACCCTCTTTCCCTTGGGAATTAATTTGCATACAATGGCCCAGATGGAAACTGAGAGGGGAGCAGAGGAAAGGGGTGGAGTTTGGGCATGTAACAGCTGGCTCAAATAGAAGCACCCTATTAACATTAGCAAAAATGAGCCCTAACCTGCATTTTCTGGTTTGTTTAGGGTATGTCAGTTAGGTATATTGGTCTGGGACCCTATACAGAGTTTGTCATAAATAAGAGCCTATTTAATTGATGTCATTCAGAGTTTAGTACACTAAACACATGCATATCATGGCAGACACCATGTAATTCTGTTAGGAAACCAACAGACTTGCTGTGTTGTCTTGCAGTCCTTTCTTTATCTCTCACTGTATAGACTCACTAGGCTGGCCAAATGCTTGCAGACAAAACTAATTCGCAGCTGATGCAAGCGTCATACCTGCCTCAGTCTCACCAGGCTGAGACAGCAAAaatgtgtgtggtttgtgtgctTAGAGATCTCTCGCATGTCTATCAGCATTTGCCCAGACGAAGGGACTAGGGGGCAGACGAGGGTACAAGTTTCTCTCTAACCTTAATCTCTTAAAGAGCTTTAGGTTTTCATGATCACTGAGAACAGTATGAAGAGATGTCAAGGCATCCTGACTAAGCAGAAGACTAATGAGCTGGGGGCCAGATTCTATGTAGGCTCTTAATGACATTTACATTGGGAACTCAGTCTCTTCAAATCAGGCTTGTATGATTCAACTCGTACTAGTAGTGCACGGTTAGTTCAAATTCAATCCACATTTCTGAACACAAAATGGTTGCCTAACAACTTTGACCCTCTAGGGTTCCAAGTGTCTGCTGGCTTTTGTCCTTATCTTTCAGTCAGTATCCAATAACCCTATAACATTGTTGTCATGTTGATAAAAAATGTCATTGTGGGATTGACAGCAAGTGACTTAGCTGCTAGTTAGCGAGTTAGTCATTTCTGCTGTAAACGCAATTCTGAGGTATTAACAAGAAAACATTTTAATTGGTCCATTTTAAGCATAAGAGAAACCAAAAACGgatcaaataaatacatttctcgTCTATGCCTTCCTCACCCCTCTAACATCAGGTAAGAAAGTCCAGATCCGCAAGCCAGCGCCGTCAGGCTCCGAACCAGTTGCGGAGCGCAAACGCTCCACCCCCATCAACCCAGCCAACACCATCCGCAAGTGCCTTGCCAACAACCCGGTGTCCCAGCGGCCCTACCGCGACCGCCTCGTCCACCTGCTGGCTCTGCGCTCTTACAAGAAGCTGGAGCTACTGGCCAGGTTGCAACGGGACGGGGTCAGCCAGAAGGACCGCAGCTCTCTGGGGAGCACCCTGCAACAAGTAAGGCTAGTGCCCTGCAACAAGTAACCAAGAGGGTGGAGGATAGTGTTTCATAGGTAGTTTTTGATGAAACCGGGGGGAGAAGGGGCCAACAAATCTACAGAGCCTTCCCCGAAACTGGTAGGGGAACACATTAGCGCTGATAATCTTTTTTATAATCACGTTTTTAAAAAAGTATAATAATTACATGCAATATGTGGGTTGAACACACAGAATAAAATAAAGTCCCATAATGGTAGCGACTGCCCATTCCATTATCACTTATTAATCACTTGAATAAGTTGTTGTGATTATTACATACATTATTATTTGATTactatttcattccaagtcatttctatagagctgctgcctacgcTGTCCAGCAAAATCATTATTTGAGAAGTTCTTCAACGTAAATAAGGGAtgcttttatgactgctgaataccagcTATCAATCACTTGCagtagatcatgtattttcaggtagagataccttgcAAAGCAACTGCTCTCGAGTTAATATTGATCACACGTTCTTCTTTAACTTAGCAGATGTAAAAGAAACACAAACTGGGAAAGTACgagtgcaatggattatggtcattgtagttagttTAGCACAGAAAACATGGTGATTATGTTCACTATTGGCCttttggaaactacaactccctactacatcgcaccgCTCGGGCTTGATCTTATTTCTAGAGAAACTGCGCAATGTGCAgattgagctcacagaaaaaaaccTAACAATGACATTCTAATCGTTGAACCGATTAGTTTTAAAAACCGATTTctgttaatcgctcagcactagacCACACAGATAAGATGGTTAGAGCTTGAATAAATAATACGTGGATATATAAAGTGATTCCTAAATATGCACTTAAGTTCATAGATATTTTAAAGTATGAGTAACTGGTAGCACTGTATGAGAAGACACATGTCCCGGTTTGCCCCTAGGAATCTTCACCCTTCTGAAGCATTAGACCACAGAATGCAAATCACAGAGGACCTGTTCCCTTGAGTACAAAGACCTTCATTCACCACTACTGAACATAGCACACAGCAAGAATGAAGCAGCTATACATTAAAGCCATTagtcgtacacacacacagacaatgtgtgtgtgtgtgtgtacacgcacACATACAGCATGAACCACACATTTATAGATAACATACTCAAACTGGTTTATTTGCCTAAAGCAAATGAGTTGTCTGACTACAATGCTGACTACCCCCTTGCTTGGGGTacataaaacacaacacacagacttGCTTAGGGATTTGCATAATGTTGTGATGGAGAATGCAGAGACACTGAGTTTGGGGATGAAATGCTAATTAAATGCACTGACTTCATACCCAGGTTGACGCAAGTAGGGCAGGGACCAACAGAAAAGTCTTTAACCCTTAGGATTTGTTTGACTCAAGTAAAGAGGCAAAAATATTACCAGTGGTTGTATTTGTTGCTTTTAATGATCCCAAATTATTGGGCAGCACTTTTTTGAAAAGGAACGACTACAAAATTAGACGCTGCTAATCTTGTTCGCGTGTCTGTTTGTCTGCAGGTGGCCAACCTGAACCCCAAAGATAACTCTTACTCTCTGAAGGACTTTGTGTACCGCGATGTGCAGAGGGACTGGCCGGGCTACTCCGAGGATGACCGCGTTCAGGTCAACGGGATCTTGGTTCGGTAGGTCACAACGCATTTGTCTGAATGTTTTTGCGACGTTGCACCCTCCTGAACAGGCCCCTCCATTTTATTGCGAACGGTACTCCGTGTAGCGGCGGCTTACGGTCAGTTGACCCTCTCGTCTCCTCTTTCTCTCAGGAAACTGGGCCTTCCCACTGAGACACTTTCCTCCAGCAGTCCTCTTAAAGACGGCCTCCCGGCTTCCCCACAGGTAACCCCTCAACAGTACACCCTGCTGGACACAAACACTTTCAGTATTACTTGCACAAACCAATGCAGAGCGAACAGACAAGCCGAGCCAAACTAAATGACCAGTTCTCTCCTGTAAAGACACATTTTTATCTTAAACCTATGCAATGAATTGTTTGCTAAGATCAAAAGGAAACATTGGTCATTTATCACTCATTCACCGTAGAAATCCTTGTTTGATGGTTTGATTATGGTCTTTTAGCAGAAGTGCCAGCCCGAGTTGCCGGTTCACTTCACCGACCCCCTGATGCCGAAGAAGCCCCGCATCTCCCATGTCACCAGCCAAGGGCCCCCTGCCGCCCCAACCCCCATCCCCACCTCGTCCTCTAGAGAGCGCCGCGCCCCCCCGAAGGAGGACGACAGCCACCACAgcgctgctgccaccaccaacaCAAAGCGCTCGTCTCTCCCAGCCAGTACCACCACCACTGCTGGCCCGCccctcaaccaccaccaccttccccctccctcccagctccagGTTTCTCAACGCCCTCCCCCGTCGCATCAGTCTGGCCCGGGCTCCAACTCCAACTCGCCCAGCACGCCCGAGGGCCGTGGCACCCAGGACCTGCCCCTGGACCAGAGCTCCACCTGCCTGGAACCCCCCTCACCGATAGCCACCTCCAGCCCCCCGAGCAGGACCACTGACCGTTATGGCCCCTGCATGCCGCCACCAGCCAGCTCCAGTCCCCAAAGCCACCCAGCCCTCACCAtctcttcttcatcctcctcatcatcctctacCATTATCCCCCCTCCCTCGCCAAGCAGTAGCAAGAAGTCCAAGAAAAAGTCAAAGAAGCACAAAGAGAAGGACAGCGAGAAGGAGAGGCGCAAGGATGTGCGAAGCAGTAAAGGCGATGGCCCTGGTGTCAGCCCCCGAGGGGTGCCGGTTGTGGACGCTCAGAGGCCCAGGAAGAGACACCGCGCCAAGGCGGAGGAGAAACAAACGCCAGTCATCCCCGCCAAGAGCCCAGTCTGCCTGGACGAAGGTAGTCTGCCTTAATGTCTTGGTTTGGCTTCATGGTTAAAAGGGAAAAGTGTGCTTGCTTATTAGCGTGCATGGCCCAATTCCCAAAGGTTTCATTTTCAAGTGACGTAGTGGTTGCTTTCAAACCTCGGGAAGGGGAGAAAAAAACACTGCAATAAGTGTGTGCATGCTTTGAACATGATGGCATGCTTGCATTGCCTTGTGTGAGTTGGAGCA
This is a stretch of genomic DNA from Oncorhynchus clarkii lewisi isolate Uvic-CL-2024 chromosome 17, UVic_Ocla_1.0, whole genome shotgun sequence. It encodes these proteins:
- the LOC139370772 gene encoding RNA polymerase II elongation factor ELL2-like isoform X1, producing MLGRQRDDGGGLVKMAALSEDGRYGLNCGRRNADRVTVLHVKLTETAFRAIESHQTCKNVPSSRPTIQFKGLQGRIKIPRTDSLDGSQNFDFYLSNVSKDNPQGSFECIQQYVSSSGTPHLVSLGTVQDKVTVCATNDSYQVTRERMAQAEEDSRKRGTKVLKPVGQFRGKKVQIRKPAPSGSEPVAERKRSTPINPANTIRKCLANNPVSQRPYRDRLVHLLALRSYKKLELLARLQRDGVSQKDRSSLGSTLQQVANLNPKDNSYSLKDFVYRDVQRDWPGYSEDDRVQVNGILVRKLGLPTETLSSSSPLKDGLPASPQKCQPELPVHFTDPLMPKKPRISHVTSQGPPAAPTPIPTSSSRERRAPPKEDDSHHSAAATTNTKRSSLPASTTTTAGPPLNHHHLPPPSQLQVSQRPPPSHQSGPGSNSNSPSTPEGRGTQDLPLDQSSTCLEPPSPIATSSPPSRTTDRYGPCMPPPASSSPQSHPALTISSSSSSSSSTIIPPPSPSSSKKSKKKSKKHKEKDSEKERRKDVRSSKGDGPGVSPRGVPVVDAQRPRKRHRAKAEEKQTPVIPAKSPVCLDEDTKERPVHSSDLSSTTVMPDYISKYTAVVSMDQRQTYKDEFNAEYEEYRVLHTRVENITRRFHHLDNESRRLPPGTKEYQEVHEEVLQEYNKMRQHSPNYQVEKQRCEYLHNKLAHIKRLIADFDQRRAQSWR
- the LOC139370772 gene encoding RNA polymerase II elongation factor ELL2-like isoform X2, with product MLGRQRDDGGGLVKMAALSEDGRYGLNCGRRNADRVTVLHVKLTETAFRAIESHQTCKNVPSSRPTIQFKGLQGRIKIPRTDSLDGSQNFDFYLSNVSKDNPQGSFECIQQYVSSSGTPHLVSLGTVQDKVTVCATNDSYQVTRERMAQAEEDSRKRGTKVLKPVGQFRGKKVQIRKPAPSGSEPVAERKRSTPINPANTIRKCLANNPVSQRPYRDRLVHLLALRSYKKLELLARLQRDGVSQKDRSSLGSTLQQVANLNPKDNSYSLKDFVYRDVQRDWPGYSEDDRVQVNGILVRKLGLPTETLSSSSPLKDGLPASPQQKCQPELPVHFTDPLMPKKPRISHVTSQGPPAAPTPIPTSSSRERRAPPKEDDSHHSAAATTNTKRSSLPASTTTTAGPPLNHHHLPPPSQLQVSQRPPPSHQSGPGSNSNSPSTPEGRGTQDLPLDQSSTCLEPPSPIATSSPPSRTTDRYGPCMPPPASSSPQSHPALTISSSSSSSSSTIIPPPSPSSSKKSKKKSKKHKEKDSEKERRKDVRSSKGDGPGVSPRGVPVVDAQRPRKRHRAKAEEKQTPVIPAKSPVCLDEDTKERPVHSSDLSSTTVMPDYISKYTAVVSMDQRQTYKDEFNAEYEEYRVLHTRVENITRRFHHLDNESRRLPPGTKEYQEVHEEVLQEYNKMRQHSPNYQVEKQRCEYLHNKLAHIKRLIADFDQRRAQSWR
- the LOC139370772 gene encoding RNA polymerase II elongation factor ELL2-like isoform X3; protein product: MLGRQRDDGGGLVKMAALSEDGRYGLNCGRRNADRVTVLHVKLTETAFRAIESHQTCKNVPSSRPTIQFKGLQGRIKIPRTDSLDGSQNFDFYLSNVSKDNPQGSFECIQQYVSSSGTPHLVSLGTVQDKVTVCATNDSYQVTRERMAQAEEDSRKRGTKVLKPVGQFRGKKVQIRKPAPSGSEPVAERKRSTPINPANTIRKCLANNPVSQRPYRDRLVHLLALRSYKKLELLARLQRDGVSQKDRSSLGSTLQQVANLNPKDNSYSLKDFVYRDVQRDWPGYSEDDRVQVNGILVRKLGLPTETLSSSSPLKDGLPASPQQKCQPELPVHFTDPLMPKKPRISHVTSQGPPAAPTPIPTSSSRERRAPPKEDDSHHSAAATTNTKRSSLPASTTTTAGPPLNHHHLPPPSQLQVSQRPPPSHQSGPGSNSNSPSTPEGRGTQDLPLDQSSTCLEPPSPIATSSPPSRTTDRYGPCMPPPASSSPQSHPALTISSSSSSSSSTIIPPPSPSSSKKSKKKSKKHKEKDSEKERRKDVRSSKGDGPGVSPRGVPVVDAQRPRKRHRAKAEEKQTPVIPAKSPVCLDEDTKERPVHSSDLSSTTVMPDYISKYTAVVSMDQRQTYKDEFNAEYEEYRVLHTRVENITRRFHHLDNESRRLPPGTKEYQHSPNYQVEKQRCEYLHNKLAHIKRLIADFDQRRAQSWR
- the LOC139370772 gene encoding RNA polymerase II elongation factor ELL2-like isoform X4, encoding MLGRQRDDGGGLVKMAALSEDGRYGLNCGRRNADRVTVLHVKLTETAFRAIESHQTCKNVPSSRPTIQFKGLQGRIKIPRTDSLDGSQNFDFYLSNVSKDNPQGSFECIQQYVSSSGTPHLVSLGTVQDKVTVCATNDSYQVTRERMAQAEEDSRKRGTKVLKPVGQFRGKKVQIRKPAPSGSEPVAERKRSTPINPANTIRKCLANNPVSQRPYRDRLVHLLALRSYKKLELLARLQRDGVSQKDRSSLGSTLQQVANLNPKDNSYSLKDFVYRDVQRDWPGYSEDDRVQVNGILVRKLGLPTETLSSSSPLKDGLPASPQKCQPELPVHFTDPLMPKKPRISHVTSQGPPAAPTPIPTSSSRERRAPPKEDDSHHSAAATTNTKRSSLPASTTTTAGPPLNHHHLPPPSQLQVSQRPPPSHQSGPGSNSNSPSTPEGRGTQDLPLDQSSTCLEPPSPIATSSPPSRTTDRYGPCMPPPASSSPQSHPALTISSSSSSSSSTIIPPPSPSSSKKSKKKSKKHKEKDSEKERRKDVRSSKGDGPGVSPRGVPVVDAQRPRKRHRAKAEEKQTPVIPAKSPVCLDEDTKERPVHSSDLSSTTVMPDYISKYTAVVSMDQRQTYKDEFNAEYEEYRVLHTRVENITRRFHHLDNESRRLPPGTKEYQHSPNYQVEKQRCEYLHNKLAHIKRLIADFDQRRAQSWR